From Weissella diestrammenae, a single genomic window includes:
- a CDS encoding DUF1700 domain-containing protein encodes MKSNIYFSQLAGHLEQLPASERQIIIENYRQYADKNELSGEKLIQALGTPKQLARRALIDYSIDADLIAENAVPVAGESFIKRNRRRLQRQLNLLGLVVVSLAPNIAWYPAMLIIFAILFGMAVIMAILAVIVLLSLGMGIYQIIAGLWVLRQDWSVSLFQGGIGVALIGLQFIAWPVMIALLHGLMNLLMMYTKSVGRRFSNEHQLKEVQHD; translated from the coding sequence GTGAAGAGTAATATTTATTTTTCGCAATTGGCAGGACATTTAGAACAATTACCAGCATCAGAACGACAAATAATCATTGAAAATTATCGACAATATGCGGATAAAAATGAATTGAGTGGTGAAAAATTAATTCAAGCACTTGGGACACCAAAGCAACTAGCTAGGCGGGCATTGATTGATTACTCGATCGATGCAGATTTAATTGCTGAAAATGCTGTACCAGTTGCCGGAGAGAGCTTTATTAAAAGAAATCGACGTCGCTTACAGCGCCAATTGAATTTATTAGGATTGGTCGTGGTATCATTGGCACCTAATATTGCGTGGTACCCAGCGATGTTGATTATTTTTGCTATTTTATTTGGTATGGCAGTTATTATGGCTATTTTAGCAGTTATCGTCTTATTGAGCTTAGGGATGGGGATTTATCAAATTATTGCTGGTCTTTGGGTTTTGCGTCAAGACTGGTCAGTTAGTTTATTCCAAGGGGGCATTGGCGTTGCACTTATTGGTCTTCAGTTTATTGCCTGGCCAGTGATGATAGCATTGCTACACGGTTTGATGAATCTTCTAATGATGTATACAAAATCGGTTGGCCGCCGATTTTCTAATGAGCATCAATTAAAGGAGGTTCAACATGACTAA
- a CDS encoding DUF4097 family beta strand repeat-containing protein, with translation MTKIFRAVFLGIIIMVVGLIMCGIGSINGGENRIVWQSGHFVIPQNETLNKHVQAFKNIKIEGDTLQVTLIRDNQLTSGYSIIGQVSNSDGLKIKQVGNQLTIAYHDVHSHVPNFTKANQEMDRIAIKVPAKATMSQVMVNVDSGDITLKRFAGQRMNISTRYGRVTTHQVTATQLKVTNREGVIVDDQSQSEQLNLSTQYGAIYVNQSKTATARLHASMADITATNTNLGKPVISVDNGNTTLRNVKANNVLAQTGTGDYTLESSTLLGSNVFFTKNGNVETTGLNEEGYRLQIQNSGQIKFKGQTMQQSYDNQVNAENRIMFATYDGNITVN, from the coding sequence ATGACTAAAATTTTCCGAGCGGTATTTCTCGGCATTATCATTATGGTTGTTGGATTGATTATGTGCGGTATTGGGTCAATTAATGGCGGCGAAAATCGGATTGTTTGGCAGAGTGGTCATTTTGTTATTCCTCAAAATGAGACGCTGAATAAGCATGTTCAAGCCTTTAAAAACATCAAAATTGAGGGTGACACCTTACAAGTGACGTTGATTAGAGATAATCAATTAACCAGCGGGTATTCAATTATTGGGCAAGTTTCGAACTCAGATGGGCTAAAAATTAAGCAAGTTGGGAATCAATTAACGATTGCTTATCATGATGTACACAGTCATGTACCTAATTTTACAAAAGCTAATCAAGAAATGGACCGTATTGCAATTAAAGTACCTGCAAAAGCGACTATGAGTCAGGTGATGGTCAATGTAGATTCTGGCGATATTACCCTAAAGCGTTTTGCAGGTCAAAGAATGAACATTAGTACGCGCTATGGTCGGGTTACAACACATCAGGTTACAGCAACGCAACTGAAGGTAACTAATCGTGAAGGGGTAATCGTCGACGATCAGAGCCAGTCTGAGCAGTTAAATCTCTCAACGCAATATGGTGCTATTTATGTCAATCAATCGAAAACAGCAACAGCACGGCTCCATGCGTCAATGGCAGACATTACAGCGACCAATACTAACTTAGGAAAACCGGTTATCAGTGTTGACAATGGGAACACAACATTGCGAAATGTTAAGGCAAATAATGTTTTGGCTCAAACTGGAACGGGTGATTATACGCTTGAGAGTTCAACGCTACTGGGGTCAAATGTTTTCTTTACTAAGAATGGCAATGTTGAAACAACCGGGTTGAATGAAGAAGGCTATCGTTTACAGATTCAAAATTCTGGTCAGATTAAATTTAAAGGTCAGACCATGCAACAATCATATGATAATCAAGTGAACGCTGAAAACCGGATCATGTTTGCGACCTATGATGGTAATATCACAGTGAATTAA
- a CDS encoding undecaprenyl-diphosphate phosphatase has translation MLEIIKSIIIGIVEGLTEFLPVSSTGHIIIAESLMNIPSGSVWTKAFTSMFDYVIQLGAIMAVIQLYFHKLNPFSPRKNEIERRQTWRLWSKVIVAVLPAAVIGLLLNDFMDAHFLNPAVVATALILYGILFIVLEKYNAREDVNPWLNDLNRMSYKLALAIGFIQVLSIVPGTSRSGATILGAMFLGVSRVAAAEFSFFLSIPVMFGVALLKVGSYLHKGGAFSGMQSVTLAIGFIVSWIVAWFAIKFMMNYIKNNDFKAFGWYRIIVGIIVAVLGVAGLLHM, from the coding sequence ATGCTTGAAATTATTAAATCAATTATTATCGGTATCGTTGAAGGGTTAACAGAATTTTTGCCGGTCTCATCAACAGGGCACATCATTATTGCTGAGTCGTTGATGAATATTCCAAGTGGTAGTGTCTGGACGAAAGCCTTCACTAGTATGTTTGATTATGTCATTCAATTGGGTGCAATTATGGCCGTGATTCAACTTTATTTTCATAAATTAAATCCGTTTTCACCACGCAAAAATGAAATTGAGCGTCGACAAACATGGCGTTTATGGTCTAAAGTGATTGTTGCTGTCTTGCCTGCAGCTGTGATTGGATTATTGTTAAATGACTTCATGGATGCCCATTTCTTGAACCCAGCCGTTGTGGCAACGGCATTGATTTTGTATGGTATCCTCTTCATTGTGTTGGAAAAATATAATGCACGTGAGGATGTGAACCCTTGGTTAAATGATCTTAATCGCATGTCATACAAATTAGCGTTGGCCATTGGATTCATTCAGGTTTTATCAATTGTGCCAGGCACATCACGTTCAGGTGCGACAATCTTGGGGGCGATGTTCTTAGGTGTTTCACGGGTTGCAGCAGCAGAGTTTTCATTTTTCTTAAGTATCCCTGTGATGTTTGGGGTTGCCCTTTTGAAAGTTGGTAGTTACCTGCATAAAGGTGGGGCGTTCTCTGGTATGCAGAGTGTGACGCTTGCAATCGGGTTTATTGTGTCATGGATTGTTGCTTGGTTTGCAATTAAATTTATGATGAATTACATTAAAAACAATGACTTTAAAGCGTTTGGATGGTATCGCATTATCGTTGGAATAATTGTTGCCGTCTTAGGCGTAGCAGGTCTTTTGCATATGTAA
- a CDS encoding YihY/virulence factor BrkB family protein, which produces MKKRIAKILANSYVQVVLSTFRRINLGDTSATIAYYALLALFPAIMLLAALLPLVGLTTKTVMTYLDSALPATINKTIMPMIESILHHPGVGTLSISIIVTLWSLSKVIAIIRQAQNAIYDVKVSTNSLLGRAISLVWMIFLLGLMGVLFIVASIGGNILEALPLSHDLIVQLDSAKTLVVAVGLMAGLSLFNFLIPARKPRFVWVVVGTLFQLAGILALAKGFGIYVKFAGKSYSFYQAIGSVVILMIWLNLVATIAMIGTIITAILNELWPSQSEWLDKLNQTLLREK; this is translated from the coding sequence ATGAAAAAAAGGATTGCAAAAATTTTGGCGAATAGCTACGTACAAGTCGTTCTATCGACTTTTCGTCGGATAAATTTAGGCGATACATCAGCAACTATTGCTTATTACGCACTCTTAGCGTTGTTTCCAGCCATTATGTTATTAGCAGCCTTGCTGCCTTTAGTTGGGTTGACAACTAAGACTGTGATGACTTATCTTGACTCAGCTTTACCAGCTACAATTAATAAAACGATTATGCCAATGATTGAATCGATTTTACATCATCCAGGTGTTGGGACATTGTCGATTTCAATTATTGTCACGTTGTGGTCATTATCAAAGGTGATTGCAATCATTCGGCAAGCTCAAAATGCCATTTATGATGTTAAGGTGAGTACGAACTCGTTACTTGGTCGGGCCATTTCATTAGTTTGGATGATTTTTTTACTGGGTTTGATGGGCGTACTTTTCATTGTGGCTTCAATCGGTGGGAATATCTTAGAAGCATTACCATTGAGCCATGATTTAATCGTCCAGTTAGACTCTGCAAAGACCCTAGTTGTTGCGGTTGGATTGATGGCAGGTCTATCATTATTTAACTTTCTAATTCCGGCGCGTAAGCCGCGTTTTGTCTGGGTCGTGGTTGGTACGTTATTTCAACTGGCGGGTATCTTAGCATTAGCTAAAGGTTTTGGGATTTATGTTAAATTTGCTGGGAAATCATATTCGTTTTATCAGGCGATTGGATCAGTTGTCATTTTGATGATTTGGCTTAATTTAGTCGCAACAATCGCAATGATTGGGACGATTATTACCGCCATTTTGAATGAACTTTGGCCGAGCCAAAGTGAATGGCTTGATAAATTGAATCAAACATTGTTACGAGAAAAGTGA
- a CDS encoding PucR family transcriptional regulator — protein MNISKKAAQELLSQNFYNQDLRLSILDTNGVVLATNTDQSAIADAEQRLVHLRHQLESNPAHSIEITDDQGDIFHFSKLYQETSVIGYFLIHGPKPLVRSQSKLILTIVTMFLNSNFKFHSSVPLTDRERLDTFLRELISADGKINPYLTSEAKYFKLNINHPLYMAAIYSDTPFTDDDPLYNLRNRINGRNTLLTPKILLIIFESKTAIEYIKQWCQPTTRVGISTKTKNLNTAYHEAIKTALLTEWLKPEKAPCQNIAQFDELKSFMPIVDAKINVQNIIDTIAHFDTTVENHELLETFWTFFQNNGRIKATADELHIHRNTLSFRLDTLSEICDLDLHSYEQRTLMYIAMVKYKTYALQSSIDIADDLLTHTLK, from the coding sequence ATGAATATTTCAAAAAAAGCAGCCCAAGAGCTGCTGAGTCAAAACTTTTACAACCAAGATCTGCGTTTATCGATTTTAGATACCAATGGGGTGGTATTAGCGACTAACACTGATCAGTCAGCAATTGCTGATGCCGAACAACGACTTGTTCATCTCAGGCATCAACTAGAATCAAATCCAGCGCATAGCATCGAAATCACTGATGATCAGGGCGACATTTTTCATTTTTCCAAACTTTATCAGGAAACCAGTGTAATTGGTTATTTTTTAATTCACGGACCTAAACCACTCGTTCGATCACAGAGCAAACTCATCTTGACCATCGTCACCATGTTTTTAAATAGTAACTTTAAATTTCATTCCTCTGTGCCACTAACAGATCGGGAACGTTTGGATACATTTTTGCGCGAATTAATTTCGGCGGATGGTAAAATCAATCCTTATTTAACTAGTGAAGCCAAATATTTCAAACTCAATATCAATCACCCACTTTATATGGCCGCCATCTATTCCGACACGCCCTTTACTGACGATGACCCACTATACAATCTACGTAATCGTATCAACGGGCGAAATACATTGCTCACGCCAAAGATTTTACTCATTATTTTCGAATCAAAAACGGCAATTGAATATATTAAGCAATGGTGCCAACCAACAACCCGGGTTGGAATTTCAACAAAAACCAAAAATCTCAATACCGCATACCATGAAGCGATTAAAACAGCACTGTTAACAGAATGGCTCAAACCAGAAAAAGCGCCTTGTCAAAACATTGCTCAATTTGATGAATTGAAAAGTTTTATGCCAATTGTTGATGCCAAAATTAATGTTCAAAACATCATTGACACCATTGCTCATTTTGATACCACTGTCGAAAATCACGAACTTTTGGAAACATTTTGGACTTTCTTTCAAAATAACGGTCGCATAAAAGCAACGGCTGATGAATTACACATTCACCGAAATACACTCAGTTTCCGGCTAGATACACTAAGTGAAATTTGCGATTTAGATTTACATAGCTATGAACAACGGACGCTCATGTATATCGCAATGGTCAAATACAAAACATATGCTTTACAATCTTCAATCGACATTGCCGATGACTTATTAACTCATACATTAAAATAA
- the arcA gene encoding arginine deiminase has translation MTDKAIQVNSEIGKLETVLLKRPGAEVENITPDTMERLLFDDIPFLEIAQKEHDYFANVLRENGAEVLYVDDLATDALSISGDIRNQFIETFLDEEGYGLGSTHDALKEYLMGMDVKDMVAKLYAGVRRTEFPFKNDSLHDLAGRDAANPFLLDPLPNAYFTRDPQASMGSGMTINHMTFKARQPESLFTEYIMKYHPRFADKVDIWRNRNFNTRIEGGDELILNDHVLAIGVSQRTSSKSIEGLARELFNNPNSQFDTVVAIEIPHNHAMMHLDTVFTMVNRDQFTVFPGIMDEEGKMNIFVLTPGDQGAINLQHYNNLEKVIKDVLHLSELDLIFTGNSDAIVAPREQWNDGSNTLTIAPGEVVTYNRNYVSNQMLREHGILVHEVISSELSRGRGGPRCMSQPLWRENLN, from the coding sequence ATGACTGACAAAGCAATTCAAGTTAACTCAGAAATTGGGAAGTTAGAAACAGTTTTGTTGAAGCGTCCAGGGGCTGAAGTTGAAAACATCACGCCCGATACAATGGAACGTCTATTATTCGATGACATTCCATTCTTGGAGATCGCGCAAAAAGAACATGACTATTTTGCCAATGTTTTGCGTGAGAACGGCGCTGAGGTGTTATACGTCGATGATTTAGCAACTGATGCCTTATCAATTTCAGGCGATATTCGCAACCAATTCATTGAGACATTTTTGGACGAAGAAGGCTACGGCCTAGGTTCAACCCATGATGCTTTGAAAGAGTACTTGATGGGTATGGATGTCAAAGACATGGTTGCTAAGTTATATGCTGGTGTTCGTCGAACGGAATTCCCATTTAAGAATGATTCATTGCATGATTTAGCAGGTCGTGATGCGGCAAATCCATTCCTTTTGGATCCATTGCCAAATGCGTACTTCACACGTGATCCACAGGCGTCAATGGGCAGTGGTATGACGATTAACCATATGACATTTAAAGCACGCCAGCCTGAATCACTATTTACTGAATACATTATGAAATATCATCCACGTTTTGCAGATAAGGTTGATATTTGGCGTAATCGTAACTTCAATACTCGAATTGAAGGTGGGGATGAGTTGATCTTGAACGATCATGTTTTGGCTATTGGTGTGTCACAACGGACATCTTCAAAGTCAATTGAAGGATTGGCCCGTGAATTGTTCAACAATCCAAATAGTCAATTTGATACAGTTGTGGCTATTGAAATTCCACATAACCATGCCATGATGCATTTGGACACTGTCTTTACAATGGTTAACCGTGACCAGTTTACCGTATTCCCGGGCATTATGGACGAAGAAGGTAAGATGAACATCTTTGTTTTGACGCCAGGTGATCAAGGGGCCATTAACTTGCAACATTACAATAACCTTGAAAAGGTGATTAAAGATGTTTTGCACTTGTCAGAACTAGATTTGATTTTCACAGGTAATAGTGACGCAATTGTTGCACCACGTGAGCAATGGAATGATGGCTCAAACACATTGACGATTGCACCAGGTGAAGTTGTCACTTATAACCGAAATTACGTGTCAAATCAGATGTTGCGTGAGCATGGCATTTTGGTTCATGAGGTTATTTCAAGTGAATTGTCACGCGGTCGTGGTGGTCCACGTTGCATGAGTCAACCACTATGGCGTGAGAATCTAAACTAA
- the argF gene encoding ornithine carbamoyltransferase, with amino-acid sequence MVETKTNSVLQGRSLLAEKDFTPAEIQYFVDFGLHLKALKKRGIPHHYLEGKNIALLFEKTSTRTRSAFTTAAIDLGAHPEYLGANDIQLGKKESVEDTAIVLGSMFDGIEFRGFSQEVVAGLAEHSGVPVWNGLTDEWHPTQMIADFMTIKENFGHLKGLTLTFVGDGRNNMANSLLVTGSMLGVNIHIVAPKALHPAPEIVAIAQKFADQSGAKMLITDDIKTGVKGSNVIYTDVWVSMGETNWEERVNLLTPYRVTMDMLKATGTPDDQLIFMHCLPAFHDTNTKYGTEIKEKYGLTEMEVTDEVFRSQYARQWDEAENRMHSIKAIMAATLGNLFIPAIPELES; translated from the coding sequence ATGGTTGAAACAAAGACAAATTCAGTCCTTCAAGGGCGTTCGCTTTTGGCTGAAAAAGACTTTACACCAGCAGAGATTCAATATTTTGTTGATTTTGGGTTGCATTTGAAGGCGTTAAAGAAGCGTGGTATTCCACATCACTACCTAGAGGGTAAGAATATTGCCTTGTTGTTCGAGAAGACATCAACACGGACACGCTCAGCTTTCACAACTGCAGCGATTGACTTAGGGGCTCACCCTGAGTATCTTGGGGCGAATGATATTCAGTTAGGGAAGAAGGAATCCGTTGAAGATACGGCTATTGTTTTGGGAAGTATGTTTGATGGGATTGAATTCCGTGGTTTCTCACAAGAAGTTGTTGCAGGATTGGCTGAGCATTCAGGTGTGCCAGTTTGGAATGGCTTAACAGATGAGTGGCACCCAACACAAATGATTGCCGACTTCATGACGATTAAAGAGAACTTTGGTCATTTGAAGGGGCTGACATTAACGTTCGTTGGTGACGGTCGAAACAATATGGCCAACTCATTGCTTGTCACTGGGTCAATGTTAGGAGTAAATATCCATATTGTTGCACCTAAGGCACTTCACCCAGCACCAGAAATCGTGGCAATTGCACAAAAGTTTGCCGATCAAAGCGGTGCTAAGATGCTGATTACTGATGATATCAAGACTGGCGTTAAAGGTTCAAATGTGATTTATACCGATGTTTGGGTATCAATGGGTGAGACGAATTGGGAAGAGCGGGTTAATTTATTGACACCATACCGGGTCACAATGGATATGCTGAAGGCCACTGGTACGCCAGATGATCAATTGATTTTCATGCACTGCTTGCCTGCCTTCCATGATACTAATACCAAGTATGGGACTGAAATCAAAGAGAAGTATGGTTTGACTGAGATGGAAGTCACGGACGAAGTCTTCCGTAGCCAGTATGCACGTCAGTGGGATGAAGCTGAGAACCGGATGCATTCTATTAAAGCGATTATGGCAGCAACATTAGGTAATCTCTTTATTCCAGCTATCCCAGAACTAGAAAGCTAG